DNA sequence from the Colletotrichum higginsianum IMI 349063 chromosome 10, whole genome shotgun sequence genome:
AGCCATCTGCACGGAGCTGAAGTCTCTTCcggcggccaaggacgaAAACGCCACGAAAAGTCGGGGTTTTGCCCTCTTTTTCCCTCAATCTCGAGACTAAATGCCCGCCTGATTGCCGTCCTGCGCTAGcctagcagcagcagctaGCCTGCCACCATCGATCGACCCAAGTGCCGCTGCCTGCGACCAAGTGCGCCGAGCAAGGgtcccatccctccctccacaTTAACACATGGGAGGAAACAAAACAAGGAGGGTTGCTGCCAtaggagagaagaagagtCTGCAGTGCATCTGTACTCTCACTAGCTCCCAAAGAGCGTGTTCAGGGTCCCCGCCTCGGTGGCCGAGTTCCCCTGCGACCGATCTGTGTGGATATCAAACCAGAGTGTCGGGTGCGACCAGAGGGGCGAGTCCTCCGGGCTACCGCTGTTTGCGAAAGGGACTAGATGCTCACCGCCCGGGTCATGAGGGTCCCCTGCTGGATCCAGGCCCTCGGCCTTTGACTAAACGACTCTATCGTGAGGTGGTCGCCGCGTAAGGCTACACTTTCACCTCTAGACCAATCTGTCCGCCCCCTCCAACGTCGCTGACCAGAATGTCACCATGGTCAGCCGCATCGTCAACGCGCCCAGCGGCGGCCAACGGTCAAGTGATACGCGCCGGAGCGACTACCTTTGTCTCCCAACGACTGACCAGCCCCTCTGGCGCCACGGTCTTACACCATCTCATGCAATGCGGAACCAGATCCCCTCCAGATCAGTTCGGCGGCTGAATGACCAGCCACGTCGTCTTGAGGCGGCCACAACCTCGCCTTGTCAGATCAGCCGTCCATCTTCGAACTCCTCGCAAACTTAGACGCTATTGGCAAAACTGATACCCGAGGATCAGGCACAAGAAGCCGGGAATGCTATGGACCGTAGAAATGTCCTGGTGCCGAGCCGCTGCGGGGAGACAAGGCGTCAAGCCCTTTGAACAAGGCCGTACTCGGGGCAGTAGACGACGGCAAATGTCGCGGAAAATCCAGAGACAAAGGGGCATTGTTCATCACCCTGTAGAGCAGCGTGCCATCATGGGGACGTTGCGTACGGTTCTCCGGCCCTCCGCTGTCCTAACGAGTAGATCGTCTAGTGACAAAGACCTTTTCAAAATGCCAAAGATGCAGTGAacgctcgagggcgccgacgatgggTGCGAGCTTTGATGATGCCAAAGAAGAACTGGCCCCTCCATGTAAGAGAACGGCGAGGTTGAGCTCCTGGTCCAGTTCTTGATGTTTTACAGATGTTAGCTTCTTGCAAGGCCTGATCGCGCAGTCGTCAATGTTGACGGTGTCGGGGTCTTTCATGCTTGTCCTCTCGACTCTCCCTGGGCTTGCGTCGTATCTTTGGGgagccccctccccccgtaCATATTTGACACCAGAGTGATGTCCTCTTGAACGGGTTTAGCCATCCTCATATCTCTCGCGTCTGGGGATTCCCTGGGTAAGATTGGAGATTCCGAAAACGGCAGGGTCCGGGAAAACGCCAGCAAGTGGCAGACAACGCGTGGGCCAGATGATGAATGCCGTCCAACGGGCTGGTCGGGAATCAAGACGTAGTTCTGTCACATGATACTTTGGCTGTTCGATAGACGGATTATCGAGACTTGTTTTGAATAGACTCGCAGCGCCGAGTTCAACCCCAACATGATGCGTGGCTGCACAATAAACACCATTGTTTTATTGACAAGTTACAAAACTTGAAAGAGACGGGGCATATCGATCGTTCTAGGCCAGACACAGCGCTCTCAGATCCAGATACGACTGAATAAGTGGAGTTGAGGCGTGTCCAGGAAGTCTACACATTGTTCGAAGCCCCCCATAACCTTGCTTCAACTACACCTCGTCAATGTGCATCTACTACGCCGCTATTTCCTCTGCAGTTCAGCCTTATGTTTCTGGATCCAGGCGACACAACGCAACGGACCGTTCTCCACGGTACCCAGCTCGGGACTCTGTCTTTCTCGTGCTAACGCCTCTGATATATGAAAGCGTTTTCAGGGCGCCCCTGCCCGGAACGAGTCTTTGTCTGGTCTGTGGTTTGGGGAAGTGCGGCGCGTCTGTCGTCTGTAGATATGGAGGACCGGCGGTTCGTTCCTGAAGCAGGTGATTAGCCCACCACCTTAGGAGTACTCTCACAATCCCATAAAGTAAACGTGGATTCACACTACTCGCTTTTTAGTCACTATGTTCAAGATCCATCTTCGTTACAGCAGGAGGCCCATCACAGGAAGACTCTTTTCTTCACGTTAACCGCAGTTCTTCACATAAACATGCGTACCTGGATTGTCAACCTTCGCTACCTCCTCGGCTTAGGTTTAGTAGTTACTTGGATCTCCCACCCAGGAAACTCGTCTCATTGTGGAGATGAATCTGAGGTGAAGCCATCAGACTACACATCACACTATACTTCCACCTCACTCTGCCCTCGTCATCTCGTTTCTTGTGCCAAAAACCATCTCGCTTCATCGACCCGTGTATTCATCCCCCAACAGGGTAGGTATGCGTATTCACAACACAAGGGCACGCACAAAACTCCTTCCTTCCCATATCTAAAACCTATTTTCCTTCCTACTTTCCTTCCAAATTCCCACCTCAGAAGGTCCCATCCTCTCCTCAAAAAAATCCTTTTCCTTCACAAACCACAACGTCTGAACCATCAAGACGACCTCAAATCCCGAACCTCAACCACGCTGAACCACCTGAACAACCTGAACGAGCTGAACCTTGCGACGAACGCCGCAACAAGTTCGAGATGGACCAACCGCGAGACGTCCTCCTTcgggcggccgtcgtcgaccccgTGAACGGCAGACAGCCCGCTTTCCAGTCGACGCCTAGCCTGGTCAACGCGAACAACATCGGACGTTGCGACGGCGAAAGCTTGTCTTTCGTCGTACGTCCTCACTTCTTCCATCACATGTACAGCTACATCGAGATCGAAGTTCACCagcacggcgtcggcctgAACGACACCCGTGTAGGCACGATGACCGTTCATCTGAACCACGCCACCACCTTCCGTGCCGAGTTCCTGGGCGTCAACCATACCGCGATGGAGGTGCGAGACTACTTCCATAGCCAGGCAAGCCCCTTCATCCCGTCGATCAAGATAACCCttggcgccgaggacctgTTCCTCGACGTCAACGACCTCACGCTCGCCACCCTCGGCAATgcgagcgccgccgccctcgccgacctcctgCAGCTTCAGAAGGTCATCCGCGGCGCAGACGAAGGCCGCCCGGCCCTTCTGGAGTGGTACGCCACCAAGCAGAGCAACGACAACGTGGACGCCCTTCGAACTCGCTTCGTCCGACACCAGAACTTGGACCAGGCCCTTGTCATCCCTCAGTGGTCTCTCGATCTTTGGTACGAGGATACGGATGAACCCCAAGTCATCCAGTTCGTCGACTTCTGCCGTCTTCATCGAGACGTCGACCTGCGCGCCCTCATCTGGCCCCCTCAGCATGAGGTTATCACCCGCTTCGTCGATGTCAGTCACTACCAGGTCGTACACGGCGTGGGAGCCGTCTACGAGCATCAGGACCTGGCCAACGTTTTCACAGTCTTGTCCAGAGTCGCgcatgccgccgtcgccttcaaCAACGGTCGGACCAGCGAGACCTTCCTCCTTCGtctcaccgccgccgccgatcaACTCGAGTTTCTCCCGGCCATCAACGAGGAATGCAGCATCCTGTTGCGTGGCACTCCTCTCGAGATATCTCTGCCCGTCATCCGAACGTCCGATGACCCCCTCTGGTGGCCCGCCAAGCGATGCAACGCCCCTCGCGGCCACCTGCCGCAGCCCGCCGACACCATCTACTTTGTCGTCACCATCCCGTCCGCCTTCCGCGGCAAGTCGAACCTCCTCGGCGCACCCCGCGGCGCCAACCTGCGCGCCTGCGTCCGCAAGAACTTCGACAAGAAGGTGCTCAAGGCAGAGATCGCGGCCCTCGCCTTGCTCGTCGACCAGAAGGAGAACTCCGTCTCGCCGTCCGGTGAGGGTCAAGATAACTTCCTCTACCTTTTGGACTTCGTCccgctggaggaggagcgggaggTCAACCTCCTCAAGGAGCTGCCAGGCCTCGGCAAAGCCGCAGGCGAGCCTCGCCACAGAAACGACTGGCCCATGTTGCTGGCTGCGTCGGTTGACCAGCTCGACGAGCGCCAGCAGCAATTCATCCAAGCTCTCGGCCACATCAGTCCGAACATCGCCTTCCTCCCTGGTCCTGCCAGATCCGGGAAGACCACCCTCATCTTGGTCATCCTGGCGGCTTCGATCCTGGGCATCCCTGGAGGCCACTGCCCTGCCCTGTGCATTGCTCACAATGAGACTGAGGCCCTCAGTCTGGCCAACAAGATTAattccttcttcagctcgcTCAGAGTGAACAATGCGCCCAAGGTTCTCTATGTCTCTGCCAAGGATTGCGACATCCCGTCGCCATCTGAAGTCTCAGGCAATTTAAGCCCAGCTCAGACTTGTTCCCAAGTTCAGATCGACTCAGTTACCTTCTGGCTGGAGCCCCTTGACAAGATCGCCGGATTCATTACTGAGTTCCGGAACCAGGCTTTCTATGATGCTCTGCACCCCCAGGGTAGCAGcgccaacaacagcaacacaGACAATGGCTGGCCTGACCCCATCTTTGTTGCCACCACCAAGCAGCTTGCTGTTGCTCATGTCCTTGCCCACCAAGAGGAGTACAACGGCATCATCATTCCAGTCACTAGACTCCTGCAGGGCGAGACAATGAGCAGAAACGCTGCTCTCCAGCTTACTAACAGAGTCCGCATGCTCTACCAGAAGATCCTTAAGGACTTTAAGGGCATCGTCTGCTCCACCCCCGCCACCGCTGGACAGGCCCCGGCCACCTCCTTCAAGCCTTCCCTTGTCGTGTTCGACAATGCAGAGCGCATCAGAGAGCTGAGCACCACCGCCCTGCTCGTTCACTACAACCCGCTTGCCTGGCTCTTCTTTGGCGGAACGGATGAGGGCCAGATCAACGTCCCGCCCCGTGCTGACCTTGGTCAGAACCCCTTCACTGCCCAGCTgcgcctctccctctttgAGCGCGCCATCAGAGCCGGCGTGAACATCGGTCGCCTTGATGCCCCCCCTGACACGGCTGATGACTCTGACGACCTGGGCTTCAACTGGTGGAACATGCCTCCTGCCTACTGAATGGATTTTCCCACTTCTGCATTTTCCTTTGAATGGGTTAATGGGAGTTCAAAGGGATACAGTACTGGTTCTGTCTGGTTGCTGGAAGGAAAGGGATTGGAGTTATAGGGTGACACTTTCACGCAACGCACAAACGCACACAGTTTGGGACTTGGTAACACAGATTCTTATGGAATACATGCACAGATCCATGGGCTTAGTCTAGAAGCAAACAAAACGTTGACGATATCCTTTCTTCTTGCACAGTGAGTTGTGACACATCCCTTGTGAGGCATGGTATTGCACTACAAGGGCATGTTCCCTGGCTTTCTAGACCATAATTACAACGTATTCAACCACAATTCAAACCCCTGACTGTCAACCCAATGCCACCACCTGAATTGTCTGTCCCCTCAAACTCCACCGAATCCGATCCAGACGCCTCAGATACTCTAGCCCAGTCTCCCCGACCCTCCGCCCAGTGTTGATGCCTATGCCCGAGAGCTGGTATCCCGCAACCCGTCCTCCGCTCCACGGCTTCACCTCCGCTTCTCCCACATCCTCCGAAGCACTCTCAATGCTCCTCAGACGAGCGTGTCGGTCCACGAGGAGCCAGCGCACGACGTGCGGATACGGCCTGGCAGACTCCAGGGCACTCCTGAAGACAGGCACCCCGTCAACCATGGCTTGGTACGAGATGCTGGCGCCGCTCCGCACGAGTAACTTCACGGCCTTCAGTTTCTGCCTGGAACAAGCAGCCATGAGCGCCGAGCCCTCTGGCGAaccctcggcgtcgatgtcCGCCCCGTGCCGAAGCAGCGTAGATACGCAATCCAGTCTATCCCTAACCGCGGCGACGCAGAGCGGGCTGAAAAACGCTCCTGGCGTCGAGTTCGCCAGCTCCAGCGCATTTTCCCGCGGCAGCCGCTTGAACAGCCTCCGCAGCGTACCGTCGGCTCTTCGGTGATGCGATTTGATGACGAGCGACAGGAACCCCTTGCGTACGTCCCGGATCCTGGAAAAGTCGAGCCCGTGGTTGAAGATCAGGCCCGGAAACGCGTTGTTCAGTATTACTTTGTGGAGCGGCGTATAACCGGTCTCCTCGGGTCTGCAAGGGTCAAGGCCGAGGCTCATGAGCCAGATGAACATTTCGGGGTGCTCCGaggcgcaggcgcaggcgtTGAGTAGACTCATGCCGTCGATATCGCGGACGTGGACGTCGGCGTCACGCTCTACCAACAGCTGCGCCATCTCCAAGTGGCCCCGTCGGACGGCCACGGTCAGCGGGGTAAAGGAATTCAAGTTGTAGAGATTGGGGTCCGCCCCATGATCCAGAAGACGTCTGGCGCTGTCTATGCAGTTGACCATCGCGGCCCCGTGAAGTGGCGTGTCTGAGGTCTCCAAGTCGGACACGTTGACTTCTGCGCCGTGGCCCAAGAGGAcctccatcatctcgacgCTGGAAACCCCCTCGATATTCGTCTCCTCCGCTGCAATCAGCAGTGGGGTCATGCCGAGGCGGAACGTGGGCTGTAAATCGGGCGAGGCAACGCGTTTGTTGACGTGATGTttgatgatggcgtcgactGCACCGTTTCCGGAGAACCCCCACGAAGGATCCTGATCGCCTGATTCCGCATCCTCGTTCGCAGGTAACAGTCCCCAGGCTTGCATACCGTGGAGAAGTCTCGGATGATGCTCGGGGGACCCTCTGATCCAGTCGACAACCATACGGACCCTGTCTGGCACGCCGCTGGCGACGGCACAGTGAAAGGGACTAAGTTCGTGGCGCGTCCAGTCCATCACACCGAGGAGTCGTCTGACAAACCCCTCCTCCGTACCCGTACTTGGGAGATGGCTCGGCCGCATGAGCGCTATATGCAGAGCGGGACAAGGATAGCGCAGGCGCCGAGAGAT
Encoded proteins:
- a CDS encoding Nonsense-mediated mRNA decay protein; the encoded protein is MDQPRDVLLRAAVVDPVNGRQPAFQSTPSLVNANNIGRCDGESLSFVVRPHFFHHMYSYIEIEVHQHGVGLNDTRVGTMTVHLNHATTFRAEFLGVNHTAMEVRDYFHSQASPFIPSIKITLGAEDLFLDVNDLTLATLGNASAAALADLLQLQKVIRGADEGRPALLEWYATKQSNDNVDALRTRFVRHQNLDQALVIPQWSLDLWYEDTDEPQVIQFVDFCRLHRDVDLRALIWPPQHEVITRFVDVSHYQVVHGVGAVYEHQDLANVFTVLSRVAHAAVAFNNGRTSETFLLRLTAAADQLEFLPAINEECSILLRGTPLEISLPVIRTSDDPLWWPAKRCNAPRGHLPQPADTIYFVVTIPSAFRGKSNLLGAPRGANLRACVRKNFDKKVLKAEIAALALLVDQKENSVSPSGEGQDNFLYLLDFVPLEEEREVNLLKELPGLGKAAGEPRHRNDWPMLLAASVDQLDERQQQFIQALGHISPNIAFLPGPARSGKTTLILVILAASILGIPGGHCPALCIAHNETEALSLANKINSFFSSLRVNNAPKVLYVSAKDCDIPSPSEVSGNLSPAQTCSQVQIDSVTFWLEPLDKIAGFITEFRNQAFYDALHPQGSSANNSNTDNGWPDPIFVATTKQLAVAHVLAHQEEYNGIIIPVTRLLQGETMSRNAALQLTNRVRMLYQKILKDFKGIVCSTPATAGQAPATSFKPSLVVFDNAERIRELSTTALLVHYNPLAWLFFGGTDEGQINVPPRADLGQNPFTAQLRLSLFERAIRAGVNIGRLDAPPDTADDSDDLGFNWWNMPPAY